In one Choloepus didactylus isolate mChoDid1 chromosome 1, mChoDid1.pri, whole genome shotgun sequence genomic region, the following are encoded:
- the LOC119544220 gene encoding keratin-associated protein 21-1-like: MCCNYYGNSCGYGCGLGCGYGSGCGHGCGYGSRYGCGLGCGCGCGYGSGCGYGCGYGSHYGCGLGCGYGCGYGSGCGYGCCGYRPYCYRRCYSSWW; this comes from the coding sequence ATGTGTTGTAACTACTACGGCAACTCCTGTGGCTACGGCTGTGGCCTGGGCTGTGGCTACGGCTCTGGCTGTGGCCATGGCTGCGGATATGGCTCTCGCTATGGCTGTGGCCtgggctgtggctgtggctgtggctatggctctggctgtggctatggctgtggATACGGCTCTCACTATGGCTGTGGCCTGGGCTGTGGCTACGGCTGTGGCTACGGCTCTGGCTGTGGCTACGGATGCTGTGGCTACCGGCCCTATTGCTACAGAAGGTGTTATTCTTCTTGGTGGTAG